The Lentimicrobium sp. L6 region TGTTGAATAAATTGTAATTCAAAACGACCATAAGATAGAACTAACCCTCCTGTTCCTTCAATGACAAATCTATTTATTTGCCCTGGAGGAATAACATAAACACTTCTTCTGTCGGTAACTCCGCCTTGTAAAGTGGCATCATATCCAATTAATTGTGTCTCTATTTCTATAAGGAAATTAAAGCGTATTTTTCTAGGGAAAGTAGGTGATAATCTTTTTCGATTATAGGCCGTTATATCTTGGTAGAAAGGAATAAAACTTCCATATTTCCCTCCAAATCCCCATTTCAGATTATCTCTAAGTGTACCAATTTGAGCTCCCGCTATTAAATAGGATTCAAATTGATAATTTTCATAGAGGAGGCTTCTTAATTTATATTGGTAATCTATGATATAATCTGTATTAATTTGATTATGCCACCCTTGTGGAGGTGAGTTATTGGGTAAGATGGTATGAACCAAGTCTTGTATAAATCCACCTCCACTATAAGGGCCTACTACTCCAAAGTTGATTTCAGAATAATGTTGCATCTTGTTTTTTGAGTCAAAGGATATTAAGTTTTGCCCCAACATGGTATAAGCTGCCCATGGTCTGTCATCTGGCACAATGGAATCTACTTTAGGTTGAATTCCAGTATACATATTTTGTACAAGTGTGATGCCATAGTAATCTATACCGCTTTTCCCATTTGAAACTAGTAAATAGGAGAGAGGAGATTCTACAAAAAATGGATGGCTATAGCTTAAATATACTCCATTTGTATAGTAATAATCGGTATAGTCCCAAAAATCATTATCAAAGCCAAGCTCAATAAATTGATTATAATTGAGAAGAGGATAATATAAACTTCGATCTGCTAATTCTAGTTCTTGTTTCTTTTCGAGGGATCTTTTTATGGTTGGAATATCCAATGATCCAATTGTTTTAGACTTGATGGATTCGTAAGCAAATAATATTCTTTCTTCAGCCTTTATTGGTGTTTTTTCGTCAATTACAGTTTGTGAAACATGATGGGTTTTTTCTAGAATATAAGTATCTTTATT contains the following coding sequences:
- a CDS encoding lipid A deacylase LpxR family protein, which codes for MQRKIIISLLFIILFILLWRSCEPDQKHPQEAPQIPMVETPPKFYIQESGIYLLNKNWEEIPLDSLLRTEPHIELLPSHFKEIIFITSQGDSIQFSIEKIYSKEPIIFFNRNKAPFLSNRKGYNKSRSFFFSDLVQNKDTYILEKTHHVSQTVIDEKTPIKAEERILFAYESIKSKTIGSLDIPTIKRSLEKKQELELADRSLYYPLLNYNQFIELGFDNDFWDYTDYYYTNGVYLSYSHPFFVESPLSYLLVSNGKSGIDYYGITLVQNMYTGIQPKVDSIVPDDRPWAAYTMLGQNLISFDSKNKMQHYSEINFGVVGPYSGGGFIQDLVHTILPNNSPPQGWHNQINTDYIIDYQYKLRSLLYENYQFESYLIAGAQIGTLRDNLKWGFGGKYGSFIPFYQDITAYNRKRLSPTFPRKIRFNFLIEIETQLIGYDATLQGGVTDRRSVYVIPPGQINRFVIEGTGGLVLSYGRFELQFIQHWKSKEFRTGKDHKYVSVRLKTAF